The sequence below is a genomic window from Desulfurobacterium atlanticum.
CTTGACTAATTAAATTTTGGATATAAATTCCCTTCGGCAGGCATCCTGGAATAAAAATCAGGATGCCTGCAAATCTATAAATTTACTAACAGCACAGGAGTACTAAAATGGCAAAAAAAGGACCTCGCGAAATAATACAGCTTGCCTGCACTGAGTGTAAAAGAAGAAACTACTCAACCACAAAAAACAAAAGAAACACTCCAGAAAGACTAGAACTTAGAAAATATTGCCCGTGGTGCAATAAACACACCTTGCACAGGGAAGTAAAATAGTTTATATTCTTTGTCGCATAACTAAGGTAGGCCAGTAGCCCAATTGGCAGGGCACCGGACTCCAAATCCGGCGGTTGGGGGTTCAAGTCCCTCCTGGCCTGCCATTTTATTTATTTTTGGAGGATAGATGTCTCCTATCCAATTTCTGAGTGACGTTAAAAGCGAACTTGAAAAGGTTACATGGCCAACAAAGGAGGATGTTATAAACAGCACAGTAGGGGTTATGCTGTTTACTCTGGCAATTGCTGCTTACTTTTGGGTTCTTGATATGGCATTTACTAAATTACTTCAGTTCATAATCAAACAGGGAGTTTAAGTTAATGGCTAAGGGCAAGTGGTATTCACTTCATGTTCAATCTGGATTTGAAGACAGAGTAAGAACCAACATAATTAAAACTCTCAATCAGGAAGGTTTGCTTGATAAGGTTGAAGAGATTTTTATACCTGCCAACGAAAGGGTTGTAATAAAAGTGGCAGGAAAAGAAAAGGCAGTTCTTCCTCTTAAAGGAGAGCATAAAACTTACGAAGTGGAATCTGAAGATGGAAAAAAAGTTACTTTCCACATTGAAAATGGCAAAGTGTGGGCGGAAGGTGAGGGACTTAAAAAAGGTTGTATACCTCCAAAGCCGATAGAAAGGATTGGACAGAAGATAAAGTGCCCGGAAGTTAAAGCTGAAGCAAAAATAGAACTTAGAGATAAGATGTATCCTGGATACATCTTCATAAAAGCAGACCTTGATAATAGAGTTAGAAGCACCATAAGAAGTGTCCCCAGAGTGCTCGGGTTTGTTAGCACAGGTGGAGAGCCGGTAGTTGTACCGGAATCTGAAATTACTGCAATGAGAGAAAGACTTGAAAAAGGTGTACCTAAAACAACAAAATTCAAGTTTGAGCCAGGAGAAAGAGTAAAGATAAAAGAAGGACCATTTATCGGCTTTGAAGGTGTAATCTCTGATATTGATGGAGAGAGAGAAAAGGTTATAGTTCTTGTAAACATCTTTGATAGACAAACACCTGTAGAACTTGAATTTGATCAGATAGAAAAAGTAAGTTAAACGATTTTAAATATTCTGGAGGAATAAAATGGCAAAAAAGGTTGTTGCTGAAGTTAAACTGCAATTACCTGCTGGCGAAGCCACACCAGCACCACCAGTTGGTCCGGCTTTAGGTCAGCACGGTGTTAATATTATGGAATTTGTTAAAGCTTTTAACGCTGCAACTGCAGATAAAAAAGGACTTGTTATCCCTGTTGTAATCACTATCTACGCAGATAGAACTTTCAGCTTTATAATGAAAACCCCTCCTGCTTCTGTTCTTATCAAGAAAGCAGCAGGTATAGAGAAAGGGGCACATATGCCAAAGAAAGAAAAAGTTGGAACTATCACAAGAGAACAGTTAAGGCAGATTGCAGAAACCAAAATGCCAGACCTTAACTGTTACGACATAGAAGCGGCAATGAGAATCATAGAAGGTACAGCAAGAAATATGGGTGTTGAAGTTGTTGACTGAGTAAATAAAAACTTACCACCAGAAGGTGGAAGGCAAAATTAGCCGACAGGAGGAAAAGATGCCAAAACACGGTAAAAAATATATGAATGCTCTTGCTCTTATTGACAGAACAAAGGCATATCCTATTGAAGAAGCTGTTGAACTTGTAAAGAAAATGGCTGAAGTAACAAAAAGAAACTTTGACCAGACTGTTGAAATGGCAGTAAGGCTCAATGTTGACCCAAAATATCAGGATCAAATGGTAAGAGGAAGTGTTGTTCTTCCACACGGTCTTGGTAAAGATGTTAAAGTAGCTGTTATTGCTCAAGGTGAAAAGCTTAATGAAGCAAAAGAAGCCGGTGCAGATTTTGTTGGTGGAGATGAGCTTGTTCAGAAAATTCAGCAGGGATGGCTTGACTTTGACGTTTTGATTGCTACTCCTGATATGATGGCAAAGGTGGGAAGACTTGGTAGAATTTTGGGACCAAGGGGACTTATGCCAAACCCTAAAACAGGAACAGTTACATTTGACATAGCAAAAGCTGTAAAGGAAGCAAAAGCAGGTAAAGTTGATTTCAAGGTTGAAAAAGCTGGAATCGTTCATGCTCCAATAGGTAAGGTCTCTTTCGATAAGCAAAAGCTGCTTGAAAATGCTCTTGCCCTTGTTAAAGCAATTCTTGCAGCTAAACCTTCAGGTGCCAAAGGACAGTATGTAAAAAGCATGGCTATTTCTGCTTCTATGGATCCAGGAGTTAAAATAGATATTTTTGATGCCATTAACAAAGCACAATCTATAGACTGATTTTCTCTCAGGAGAGGGTTGTCCCCTCTCTTGAATTTTCATAAAGCTATTTCTATATTTAAGTTCACTGTCGGGGCGTGGCGTAGCCTGGTAGCGCGCTGGCATGGGGGGCCAGAGGTCGCCCGTTCAAGTCGGGTCGCCCCGACCACTTTAACTTAAGGATAAAATATGAAAAAGCGGCATCTTCTATTTTTATGTTTATTACTTCTACCATCATGTAAAACGGTAACAGAAAAGCCCTTAGTATCAACAGTCAAAGAGTATCCATGGAAAACCATCAAAAAACCTTCTGACAGCTTAAAAGGTGTCGCGAACTGCTTTTTGAAATGTAGCAACGGGACATCCATTAACGGAAAAGCTATCATAAAACTATCAGATGATAAAGCTACAATAAAAGTCTATGCCTCAGCTGGTATCTACGCCGGAAAAATCACTGTATCTAATAAAGGAATTTTTGCTTCTGAAAACATTGCACCTTTTGCTACCTACATAAGAAACGTTGATCAGATAAAATCGGCTCTTACAGGATACATATACGATAGAAATTTCATAATTTTATCCCCCTATTTAATTGAAATACCATTTGGGAAAATAAAAGAGCTTTACTTTTATAAAGATGGAACTTTTGATAAAGTTGTTATTGAAAACCAACAATGCCAGTTAACTATAAAACCTATCAAGGTAAAAGAGGCTAAAAATGAGTAAATGCGTTGTCATACTATCAGGGGGACTTGACTCAACAACCGTTCTTTACTGGGCAAAAAAGCGATTTGATGAAATATTCGCAATTACCTTTTTTTACGGCCAAAGGCACAGTATAGAAGTGGAAATGGCAAAAAGAATAGCAGAGAAAGCCAGAGTGAAAGAACACAAACTGTTTAAAGTTGATCTCTCACAATTCGGAGGCTCTGCATTAACAGATAAAAACATAGAAGTCCCTGAAGCACATTCAGTTAAAGAAGTATTGGAAAGGGAGATACCTGTAACTTACGTGCCGTTTAGAAACGGAATTTTTATCTCCCTCGCTGCCGCCTATGCAGAAACAAAGCTGTGCACAAACATCGCTGGCGGATGGAACGCTGTTGACTTTAGCGGATATCCAGATTGTCGCCCATCCTTTTTGAAAGCGATGGAAGAAGCTTTAAATCAGGGAACGAAACTTGGAGCTGAAGGTAGAAGATGGAAAATATATGCTCCACTTATAAATCTTACAAAAGGAGATATTATAAAATTGGGGCTTGAACTTGGAGCAGATTATTCCTACTCTATCTCCTGTTACAGGGGAGAAGAGGTACCCTGCGGAACCTGTGACAGCTGTATTTTAAGAGCAAAAGGATGGCAGGAAGTTGGCATGGAAGACCATCTTATTAAAAGGTTAAAAATGGAAGGAAAAATTAAGGAGTAGTTACGGTGAAAGTTATTTTAATCTCCAAAAATATTCCAGAAATTGATATAGATACATCCGAACTTGAAAAGCATATAGCTTTTACATTTCTTGTTGACGGGATTTCAAGAGCCTGTTCCCACCAGCTTGTAAGACATCGCCTTGCATCTTACAGTCAGCAATCTCAAAGATATGTATCAATGAAAAATTTCCCCTACGTCACTCCCCCTTCAATAGAAAATAAAAATATAAGTTTTACAGTAAACAAAGAAAAAGTGTCATTAACATATAACGAATTTATGAATCTTATAGGAGAAGCTTATGGGTCTTTAATAGAACAAAACATTCCTAAAGAAGATGCAAGATTCATCCTTCCAAACAGTTGCGCAACAAGAGTAGTGTTTACAATGAATGGCAAAGAGCTTATCCATTTCCTTAAACTAAGAACATGTAACAGAGCACAGTGGGAAATAAGAGAAATGGCTTTAGAAATATTAAAAATAGTAAGAGAAGTACTCCCTGAAATATTCAAAAAAATTGGCCCGGAGTGTTTTACTACCGGTATCTGTCCGGAAGGAGAGAAAACCTGTGGAAAAAAAGAGGAAGTAATAAACTTCTTTAAAAGTTTTTAAAAAGCTGGAGGCGAATTTATGAACATGCTTAAAGAAATAGAAAAGGCTGTAAATCTACTAAAAAAACAAAACATTGAAAAGTTTGATATTTTTGCAACCATCTCTCACGGTTTTTCCGTTGAGGTCAAAGACAAAAAAGTTGAAAAGATAAAAGTGCCACTTAAAAAGGGAGTTGCCATAAGAGTAATCATAGATGGAAAGATGGGCTTTGCTTACACAAGGGATACTTCAGACGACGGTATAAGAATAGCGATAGAGTGTGCAAGAGATAACGCATCAGGAAGTGACCCTGATGAATATGAAATATCTATGCCTGCTAAACCGTCTATTGAGTTTTCCCTTTCAGATGAAAATTTTAAAAACATCTCTCTAGAAAGAAAAATAGAGATTGCAAAAGCCCTTGAAGAAAAAGCTTACTCTCTTGACAGCAGGGTAAAAAAAGTTAGAAAGGCTTCTTATTCAGATTCTATTACAAAAGTCTTCTACTACAACTCCAACGATCATTCCTTCTCCTATGAAACAACAGCTTACTCCTTGAGTATAATGGTCAAAGCTGAAGATGGTAGCGACAGCCAGATGGGATGGGATTTTGATGCTGTAAGGAAATTCTCCAACCTTAACAGCGATCTTGTAGCATCAAGAGCAGTGGAAAACGCTACATTACTTCTTGGAGCAAAACCGATAAAAACACAAAAAATCCCTGTAATCTTTAAAAATACCGTTTTTGCCGAACTTATAGACGCACTATCGGCAGGATTCTTAGGAAACAATGTATTAAGAAAAAAATCGTTATTTACAAACAGGTTGGGTTTTGAAATTGCAAGTCATGTCCTTTCAATACATGATAATCCTTTAACCGAAGATGGAATGGGCTCAAGACCTTATGATGACGAAGGAACCGTTACAAGGAAAAAGGCTATCATAGAAAGAGGCGTTCTTAAAAATTTCCTCGTTGACATATACTCAGCAAGAAAACTAAATCTGTCTCCCACAGGTAACGGAATAAGGCACGGAATAGAGTCATTACCACAATCGGGAATAACAAATCTTGTTGTTGAACCTGGAGCTTTAAACCTTGAACAACTTATAAGAACACCGGAAGAAGTTCTTGTAATAACAGATGCTATGGGAATTCATACCATAAATCCCATATCAGGTGAGTTTTCTATAGGTGTAAGCGGGCTTCTTATAAAGGAAGGAAATATAGTTCAACCTGTAACAGGATGCACAGTTGCAGGAAATGTGAAAAAGCTTCTCCAAAACATAAGTGAAGTTGGAAGAGACTCAAGATGGCTTGGAAACATCTCAAGTCCATCGGTCCTGATCAAAGAGTTAATGGTTGGTGGAGAATGAAAGGAAGGAGAAAAGAAAGGGTAGAATCTCTTTTAAAAAGAGAATTGTCAAATATTATTACATTTGAAATAGATAAACCTGAAGGGGTGAATTTTATTACTGTAAGCAGAATAGACCTTTCAAAGGACGGAAGAAAAGCAACAGTCTATATCTCAACGTTAAGAAGAGAAGAGGCAATTAAAAGCGTTGAAACACTTAACAAAGCAGCCGGCTATATCCACGGACTTCTTGGAAGAAGATTGCGAATGAAAATCGTACCAAGACCAGAATTTAAAGTAGCGTTAGACTCTTTTACAGGAGAGTGAAAGTGAAAACTTTAAGCAGAAAAGAGGTTGCTCAGCTTATAGAAAACATGGAAGGGAAAATACTTATAACCTCACACAAAAATCCTGACGGTGATGCCATAGGAAGTTCTCTCGGATGGTTTAACTTTTTAAGAAAACTTAAAAGCAATGTTAAGGTTATTCTTAAAGATAAAATTCCTTACTTTTACGATTTTCTTCCAAACATTAATAAAATTTCAACTTCCCACTCTATCAACGAACAGTTTGACTGGGTAATAATCCTTGATGTATCAGAAACTGAAAGAACAGGTTTTGATTCAATCCCTGCAAAAAATTCTTTAGTCATAGACCACCACATAACCGCAAACCCGGATAGCACATTCGCTATTGTTGAACCCAAAATGCCAAGCACATGTGAGTTGTCTCTTGAAATTATGAAGCTTATAGGTGAAAATCTGATAGATTACGAAGTTGCCCTTCCGCTTTATATGGGAATGGTAACAGACACAGGAAGCTTTGGCTACAACTCAACAACTCCAGATACCTTAAGAAATGCGGCGTTTCTCCTTGAAAGGGGCATCAACCCCTACACAGTAATTAAAAATCTCTTTGAAAGGAATAGAGTCACAAGAATAAAACTCCTCAAGAAGGTTCTTGATACTCTTAATTTTGCTGCAAACGGAAAAATAGCACACATCACAGTGCTTCAAAAATTCCTCAAAGAAACAGGAGCCGGACTTGAGGAAACAGAAGGGTTTATCTCATACCCACGTTCAATAGAAGGAGTAGAGGTTGCCATATTCTTTAAAGAGTTTGAAGACGGGAAGTGGAAAGTTTCTTTACGTTCTAAAGGAAATATTGATGTTGCAGCAGTGGCTTCAAAATTTGGAGGCGGCGGGCATGTTATGGCTGCCGGATTTGAATATTCTGGAGAGGGAATAGAAAATCTTAAAAAAGAACTATTTGAACACCTTTCAAAGCTTTTAAATCAATAATGTTTATCTCCTGTGAGAAATACCGGCCCTGCCGGTGTTTCTAAAATTTTTATCTTTACCCCGTAAATTTCAGAAAGAATATCCTCATTTATGATACTATCCTTATTCCCAGCAACAAACTTCCCATTTCCCAAAACCAGAACCTTCTCAACGTAATTCCACACAAAATTAAGATCATGAGTAACCATACAGATGCCTATCCTGTTATTTTTATGCAGGAAGTTTATTGCGTTTATAAGTCTTCTCGCACTTTTAATATCCAC
It includes:
- the rpmG gene encoding 50S ribosomal protein L33, translated to MAKKGPREIIQLACTECKRRNYSTTKNKRNTPERLELRKYCPWCNKHTLHREVK
- the rbfA gene encoding 30S ribosome-binding factor RbfA; this translates as MKGRRKERVESLLKRELSNIITFEIDKPEGVNFITVSRIDLSKDGRKATVYISTLRREEAIKSVETLNKAAGYIHGLLGRRLRMKIVPRPEFKVALDSFTGE
- a CDS encoding DHH family phosphoesterase — encoded protein: MKTLSRKEVAQLIENMEGKILITSHKNPDGDAIGSSLGWFNFLRKLKSNVKVILKDKIPYFYDFLPNINKISTSHSINEQFDWVIILDVSETERTGFDSIPAKNSLVIDHHITANPDSTFAIVEPKMPSTCELSLEIMKLIGENLIDYEVALPLYMGMVTDTGSFGYNSTTPDTLRNAAFLLERGINPYTVIKNLFERNRVTRIKLLKKVLDTLNFAANGKIAHITVLQKFLKETGAGLEETEGFISYPRSIEGVEVAIFFKEFEDGKWKVSLRSKGNIDVAAVASKFGGGGHVMAAGFEYSGEGIENLKKELFEHLSKLLNQ
- the queC gene encoding 7-cyano-7-deazaguanine synthase QueC, whose translation is MSKCVVILSGGLDSTTVLYWAKKRFDEIFAITFFYGQRHSIEVEMAKRIAEKARVKEHKLFKVDLSQFGGSALTDKNIEVPEAHSVKEVLEREIPVTYVPFRNGIFISLAAAYAETKLCTNIAGGWNAVDFSGYPDCRPSFLKAMEEALNQGTKLGAEGRRWKIYAPLINLTKGDIIKLGLELGADYSYSISCYRGEEVPCGTCDSCILRAKGWQEVGMEDHLIKRLKMEGKIKE
- the rplK gene encoding 50S ribosomal protein L11, translating into MAKKVVAEVKLQLPAGEATPAPPVGPALGQHGVNIMEFVKAFNAATADKKGLVIPVVITIYADRTFSFIMKTPPASVLIKKAAGIEKGAHMPKKEKVGTITREQLRQIAETKMPDLNCYDIEAAMRIIEGTARNMGVEVVD
- a CDS encoding TldD/PmbA family protein — encoded protein: MNMLKEIEKAVNLLKKQNIEKFDIFATISHGFSVEVKDKKVEKIKVPLKKGVAIRVIIDGKMGFAYTRDTSDDGIRIAIECARDNASGSDPDEYEISMPAKPSIEFSLSDENFKNISLERKIEIAKALEEKAYSLDSRVKKVRKASYSDSITKVFYYNSNDHSFSYETTAYSLSIMVKAEDGSDSQMGWDFDAVRKFSNLNSDLVASRAVENATLLLGAKPIKTQKIPVIFKNTVFAELIDALSAGFLGNNVLRKKSLFTNRLGFEIASHVLSIHDNPLTEDGMGSRPYDDEGTVTRKKAIIERGVLKNFLVDIYSARKLNLSPTGNGIRHGIESLPQSGITNLVVEPGALNLEQLIRTPEEVLVITDAMGIHTINPISGEFSIGVSGLLIKEGNIVQPVTGCTVAGNVKKLLQNISEVGRDSRWLGNISSPSVLIKELMVGGE
- the nusG gene encoding transcription termination/antitermination protein NusG; this translates as MAKGKWYSLHVQSGFEDRVRTNIIKTLNQEGLLDKVEEIFIPANERVVIKVAGKEKAVLPLKGEHKTYEVESEDGKKVTFHIENGKVWAEGEGLKKGCIPPKPIERIGQKIKCPEVKAEAKIELRDKMYPGYIFIKADLDNRVRSTIRSVPRVLGFVSTGGEPVVVPESEITAMRERLEKGVPKTTKFKFEPGERVKIKEGPFIGFEGVISDIDGEREKVIVLVNIFDRQTPVELEFDQIEKVS
- the secE gene encoding preprotein translocase subunit SecE produces the protein MSPIQFLSDVKSELEKVTWPTKEDVINSTVGVMLFTLAIAAYFWVLDMAFTKLLQFIIKQGV
- the rplA gene encoding 50S ribosomal protein L1, whose translation is MPKHGKKYMNALALIDRTKAYPIEEAVELVKKMAEVTKRNFDQTVEMAVRLNVDPKYQDQMVRGSVVLPHGLGKDVKVAVIAQGEKLNEAKEAGADFVGGDELVQKIQQGWLDFDVLIATPDMMAKVGRLGRILGPRGLMPNPKTGTVTFDIAKAVKEAKAGKVDFKVEKAGIVHAPIGKVSFDKQKLLENALALVKAILAAKPSGAKGQYVKSMAISASMDPGVKIDIFDAINKAQSID
- the thyX gene encoding FAD-dependent thymidylate synthase — translated: MKVILISKNIPEIDIDTSELEKHIAFTFLVDGISRACSHQLVRHRLASYSQQSQRYVSMKNFPYVTPPSIENKNISFTVNKEKVSLTYNEFMNLIGEAYGSLIEQNIPKEDARFILPNSCATRVVFTMNGKELIHFLKLRTCNRAQWEIREMALEILKIVREVLPEIFKKIGPECFTTGICPEGEKTCGKKEEVINFFKSF